One genomic segment of [Phormidium] sp. ETS-05 includes these proteins:
- a CDS encoding NAD(P)H-quinone oxidoreductase subunit M, whose product MLLKSTTRHIHIFAGEVKDNEIVPSDRVLTLDVDPDNELNWNDEALQKLYRKFDELVASYNGEPLIEYNLRRIGSDLEHFVRSMLQQGQISYNLNSRVANYSMGLPQVVMESSK is encoded by the coding sequence ATGCTGCTGAAATCCACAACCCGTCACATCCATATATTTGCCGGTGAAGTCAAAGATAATGAAATCGTCCCGAGCGATCGGGTGTTAACTCTCGATGTGGATCCAGATAACGAGCTGAACTGGAACGATGAAGCGTTGCAAAAACTGTACCGGAAGTTTGACGAGCTGGTGGCTTCTTACAACGGCGAGCCTTTGATTGAATATAACCTGCGGCGGATTGGCTCCGACTTAGAGCATTTTGTCCGATCGATGCTCCAGCAAGGGCAAATCAGCTATAACCTCAACAGCCGCGTTGCTAATTACAGCATGGGTCTGCCCCAAGTGGTAATGGAATCGAGTAAATAG
- a CDS encoding tandem-95 repeat protein — protein sequence MLSQSETKYNLLREKNQASAQNIQRQLVIIDAKISHYQLLAAGVTPGTEVVILHPAEDGIEQITAILSTGTIHESSSLPVSGSPHLPVPPLKPSPPAPLPPSERGESLPAKALTPGLPPWERGESLPVSPSPRRGLGDYSVHIISHGEPGSLQLGNTTLNSHNLSRYASQLYQWRKALGESGNLILYGCSVAAGSEGLSFIQQLHRILGSGIAAATTPVGNAALGGSWNLQQIYSPVPPSPHLPVSESPHLPFQPDVLQAYPGLFPAAFPITESFKNSTTTDPNWILGGDDPSSNGGGIARLTGNGTIDPAGDGWLRLTSPDGSNDADTGFAIYNDSFSSSNGIVINFDYASYGNTTTNGGDGFSFFLFDGSKDASNSSSFKIGVPPGGLGYANRISPTGNGLTGGYVGIGFDEFGNYSSANIGTGTNNKATEAITTDAVALRGRDTSASQNGTAGYELLAKKQVSSAPFSTNIDNVNRTNPREVQITIINNFIKVEMDFGSGAGLQEVINYNNLFSNNGNPPPNYKMGFSAGTGGANNYHEVRNLEVRQPVDLTITKTDNQASVNGGSIITYDIIVSNNNFNNLTGIQVADALTGLTGITWNASYTPGSGGPPSGNTTFAPTIDLLKGGSAVFQVTGTVSGTGVINLNSAATVTPPTGFSDVNLSDNSAIDPAIAKSGNEDNNITLTSAEFSTAFTNLYGSGSLSKIQIKSLPANGTLKLSGTNVTLNQEILVGNLGNLTFTPASNWNGITSFAWNGHDGTNYASTDATVSLTINPVNDRPSFTANTQPPYPTNPTDPVYTNPPTVDEDAGTQTITGWLSFNPGGGSDEANQTVSAYTVSASAISNPGLFDVGGTPAIDANGNLTYTPAPNVYGSSTFQVRVQDDGGTANGGVDTSVAQTFTITVNPINDAPVLDNTGSPSLTAIDEDVADASNTGTLVSAIIGTSITDVDTSPLQGIAVTGADNTNGTWQYSINNGSTWIDFVTPSDASATLLNPSAKIRFVPNADYYGTVPNNITFRAWDQTSGNNGDTVPVSANGGTTAFSTATETASITVNPINDIPSFTASDPPAVNEDAGPQTLTGWASGFNPGPANESTQTALGYTVSNISNPGLFSSPPTVAANGQLTYTPAPGVSGTSDFQVVVQDSGGTANGGVDTSIAQPFTITVNPINDAPVLDNTGSPSLTAIDEDVADASNTGTLVSAIIGTSITDVDTSPLQGIAVTGADNTNGTWQYSINNGSTWTDFGTLSDTSATLLNPSAKIRFLPNLDYNGTVTNGITFRAWDQTSDSNGNTGVDVSTNGGTTAFSTAKETASITVNPVNDIPSFTAANPPAVDEDAGPQTIPGWVTLFNPGPANESTQTALGYMVSNISNPGLFSSPPTVAPNGQLTYTPEPGAFGSSTFRVVVQDNGGTANGGVDTSVAQTFTITVNSVNDPPTSADKTVAVTPGTPYAFKLDDFPFNDVDGDPPASITITDFPGPGTLLFNGQPVTPGQVIPADQIGLLTFTPAAGSSGTNPGFQFTVSDGQGNSTPATMTLNVGAAVNNPPTSGSNTVAVTPDTPYTFSAADFPFNDVDGDSLASITISQLPGAGTLLFNGQPVTAGQIIPADQIGLLTFAPAAGSSGTNPGFQFTVSDGQGSSQPATMNLNVGAVNNPPTSADKTVTLNEDSSYSFLETDFAFTDTDGGNFTSIKITSLPTAGTLQLGTTAVNVDDIILKANIGTLKFTPAANANGTNYANFQFTVNDGTGDSTTANTITLDVTPVNDKPSFTASEPPHISFNAGAQNVQNWAIFNPGAANEVGQTGTYTVNPTSITNPSLFAVPPAVDANGNLTYTPAPGASGTSDFQVVVQDNGGTANGGVDTSDSQTFTITVNPEDAPANNAPNFTGNATLTPPVAQDSTNPPSATVSNLFGGLFSDPDSGDSLSGIAVVGNTADPVTEGSWQYSPDGINWFDIGTVGDGPNALALSATSFIRFFPVPGYNGTPQPLTVRAVDNTYTGGFSGLNRANIDTSNPGGNSPIAGSTNTIRTSVAAVVNGTDNNDTLDGGDGNDAITGGLGNDSLTGNDGDDAIDGGDGQDIISGGPGDDSLSGSNDNDTVSGGDNNDTISGGNGDDSLDGGVGDDSLTGGDGDDTLIGGGGGDTLSGGNNDDVYVVDLGDAPGTVISDASGNDKLVLTGGTLTLDEPPGVQVIRQGNNLVVDLNGNGVQDDDADIVIVDFFDPEGGPGSGFIEELGNLSGTDVVNSLGGTTPPPPPPPPEEEPGTGLVTPANPIASTDNNQQASPDIVAPEMDCTAPEMDCTCPTIPPPPTVSYEVPMMDPSLAGDDVIFGGAGGDLLLGYTGNDYLQGNGGNDTIIGGNGSEQPIGGSGDQDVLFGNTGNDILQGSEGKDIIYAGQDDDIAHGGKDDDLMYGDRGSDILMGDLGNDVMFGGPGEPELADQDATDYLYGGAGDDFLNGNQGDDFLSGGVGNDTIYGGQNNDIARGEEGNDLLFGDKGNDTFCGGDGDDTLYGGTGSDIGIGDSGEQDKLLGGAGNDFINGNEGNDSICGGDGNDTIYGGKDNDVARGEEGNDLLFGDKGNDTISGGNGDDTLYGGTGSDIGIGDSGEQDKLLGGAGNDFINGNEGKDTICGGDGNDTIYGGKDDDLINGHTGDDFILGDLGNDTITGGDGRDTFVLRAGAGSDIIIDFTDGVDFLGLSGGLSFADLSISGDANATLIKFGDELLATLGGVNFSLINEADFSLV from the coding sequence ATGCTAAGTCAATCAGAAACCAAATATAATTTACTTCGGGAAAAAAATCAAGCATCTGCCCAGAATATCCAGCGGCAACTGGTCATCATCGACGCCAAAATCAGCCACTATCAACTACTGGCTGCTGGCGTCACACCGGGAACCGAAGTAGTCATCCTCCATCCCGCCGAAGACGGTATCGAGCAAATCACCGCCATTCTCTCTACAGGGACAATTCACGAATCATCCAGTCTCCCCGTCTCCGGGTCCCCCCATCTCCCCGTCCCCCCGTTAAAGCCCTCACCCCCGGCCCCTCTCCCCCCGAGTGAGAGGGGGGAAAGTCTCCCCGCTAAAGCCCTCACCCCCGGCCTCCCCCCTTGGGAGAGGGGGGAAAGTCTCCCCGTCTCCCCGTCTCCCCGTCGGGGGTTGGGGGATTATTCCGTCCACATCATCTCCCACGGCGAACCGGGCAGCCTGCAACTAGGCAACACCACCCTCAACAGCCATAACCTCAGCCGCTACGCCAGCCAACTGTACCAGTGGCGAAAAGCATTGGGAGAAAGCGGCAACCTCATCCTCTACGGATGCTCCGTAGCCGCCGGAAGCGAGGGACTATCATTTATCCAGCAACTCCACCGCATTTTAGGTAGTGGCATCGCCGCCGCCACCACCCCCGTGGGCAACGCCGCATTAGGCGGAAGTTGGAACCTCCAACAAATTTACTCCCCCGTCCCCCCGTCCCCCCATCTCCCGGTCTCCGAGTCTCCCCATCTCCCCTTCCAGCCAGACGTGCTGCAGGCATATCCGGGGTTATTTCCTGCAGCATTTCCGATTACAGAAAGTTTTAAAAACAGCACAACCACAGACCCTAATTGGATTCTGGGAGGCGACGACCCCAGCAGCAACGGTGGTGGTATCGCCCGCCTCACAGGAAACGGCACTATTGATCCCGCTGGGGATGGTTGGCTACGCTTAACTTCCCCAGATGGTAGTAACGATGCTGACACTGGCTTTGCCATCTATAATGATTCCTTTAGCTCCAGTAATGGCATCGTTATCAACTTCGATTATGCAAGTTATGGCAATACTACTACAAACGGTGGGGATGGCTTTAGTTTTTTCCTGTTTGATGGCAGCAAAGATGCTAGTAACTCCAGCAGTTTTAAGATTGGAGTACCACCAGGTGGCCTGGGTTACGCCAACCGAATCTCACCCACAGGAAATGGGTTGACTGGTGGCTACGTGGGCATCGGCTTCGATGAATTCGGTAATTACTCCAGTGCCAACATCGGCACAGGAACGAATAATAAAGCAACAGAAGCCATTACGACTGATGCTGTAGCCCTACGTGGTAGAGACACATCAGCTAGTCAAAATGGAACCGCCGGATATGAACTGCTAGCGAAAAAGCAAGTCAGCAGCGCTCCCTTCAGCACCAACATTGACAATGTAAATCGCACTAATCCAAGGGAAGTCCAAATTACCATAATCAATAACTTTATCAAAGTCGAAATGGACTTTGGTAGTGGGGCTGGATTGCAGGAAGTTATCAATTACAATAATCTGTTTAGTAATAATGGCAACCCCCCGCCAAACTACAAAATGGGTTTTAGTGCTGGAACTGGTGGGGCGAATAATTACCATGAAGTCCGGAACCTGGAGGTTCGGCAACCAGTTGATTTAACTATTACCAAAACTGACAATCAAGCATCGGTTAATGGTGGTAGCATTATTACCTATGACATCATTGTAAGTAACAACAATTTCAACAATCTTACTGGCATTCAGGTGGCAGATGCCTTGACAGGACTGACTGGTATTACCTGGAATGCTAGTTACACTCCTGGCAGCGGCGGACCTCCCAGCGGTAACACCACGTTCGCTCCTACGATCGACCTTCTGAAAGGTGGTTCGGCTGTATTTCAAGTCACCGGCACAGTTTCCGGTACGGGTGTGATTAACCTCAACAGTGCTGCTACTGTTACTCCGCCCACCGGCTTTAGTGATGTTAATCTCAGTGATAACAGCGCCATTGACCCGGCTATTGCCAAATCGGGTAATGAAGACAACAATATTACTTTGACCAGCGCTGAGTTTAGCACCGCTTTCACCAACCTATACGGTAGTGGTAGTCTCTCCAAAATCCAAATCAAATCTCTGCCTGCCAATGGCACTCTTAAGCTAAGCGGCACCAACGTTACCCTCAACCAGGAAATACTGGTAGGCAATTTAGGAAACCTCACTTTCACGCCTGCTTCTAACTGGAACGGCATTACCAGTTTTGCTTGGAATGGACATGATGGCACTAACTATGCCAGCACAGATGCCACCGTCAGCCTCACCATCAACCCAGTCAACGATCGACCCAGTTTCACCGCCAACACCCAACCACCCTACCCCACCAACCCCACCGACCCCGTCTACACTAACCCACCCACTGTTGATGAGGATGCAGGCACTCAAACCATAACCGGATGGCTCAGTTTTAATCCTGGTGGTGGCAGCGATGAAGCTAACCAAACCGTCTCGGCTTATACTGTCAGCGCTAGCGCTATTAGTAATCCGGGGTTATTCGATGTCGGCGGTACTCCAGCTATAGATGCTAACGGCAACCTCACCTATACCCCAGCACCCAATGTTTACGGCTCTTCCACTTTTCAAGTGAGAGTTCAAGATGACGGCGGTACTGCTAATGGAGGGGTGGATACTTCAGTAGCCCAAACTTTCACCATTACCGTTAACCCAATCAATGATGCGCCGGTACTGGATAACACCGGTTCTCCCAGCTTAACCGCCATTGATGAAGATGTGGCCGATGCCAGCAATACTGGCACCTTAGTATCAGCAATTATCGGCACCAGCATCACTGATGTGGATACCAGCCCATTACAAGGTATTGCCGTCACTGGTGCAGACAATACCAATGGTACTTGGCAATACAGCATCAACAATGGTAGCACCTGGATTGATTTTGTCACCCCATCGGATGCCAGTGCCACCCTGCTCAACCCCAGTGCCAAAATCCGCTTTGTTCCCAATGCTGACTACTATGGCACAGTTCCCAACAATATAACCTTCCGGGCCTGGGACCAAACCAGCGGCAATAACGGCGATACTGTACCTGTCAGCGCTAATGGCGGGACTACCGCTTTTAGTACCGCCACGGAAACTGCTAGCATCACGGTTAATCCGATTAATGATATTCCTAGCTTCACCGCTAGTGACCCACCCGCTGTTAATGAGGATGCAGGCCCTCAAACCTTAACCGGGTGGGCAAGTGGATTCAATCCTGGTCCGGCTAATGAGTCAACACAAACTGCACTTGGTTACACGGTTAGCAATATCAGCAACCCTGGGTTATTCTCCAGTCCTCCCACTGTGGCTGCTAACGGCCAATTGACCTATACTCCTGCGCCTGGGGTTTCTGGCACTTCTGATTTTCAGGTGGTGGTACAGGATAGCGGTGGGACTGCTAATGGCGGGGTGGATACTTCAATAGCGCAACCTTTCACCATCACAGTTAACCCAATCAATGATGCGCCGGTACTGGATAACACCGGTTCTCCCAGCTTAACCGCCATTGATGAAGATGTGGCCGATGCCAGCAATACTGGCACCTTAGTATCAGCAATTATCGGCACCAGCATCACTGATGTGGATACCAGCCCATTACAAGGTATTGCCGTCACTGGTGCAGACAATACCAATGGCACTTGGCAATACAGCATCAACAATGGTAGCACCTGGACTGATTTTGGCACCCTATCCGATACCAGTGCCACCCTCCTCAACCCCAGTGCCAAAATCCGCTTTCTCCCCAATCTTGACTACAATGGCACCGTCACCAACGGTATCACCTTCCGCGCCTGGGACCAAACCAGCGATAGCAATGGCAATACTGGGGTAGATGTCAGCACTAATGGCGGGACAACCGCTTTCAGTACCGCCAAGGAAACTGCCAGCATCACGGTTAACCCAGTCAACGATATTCCTAGCTTCACCGCTGCTAACCCCCCTGCTGTTGATGAAGATGCAGGCCCTCAAACCATACCAGGTTGGGTGACACTATTCAATCCTGGTCCGGCTAATGAGTCAACACAAACTGCACTTGGTTACATGGTTAGCAATATCAGCAACCCTGGGTTATTCTCCAGTCCTCCCACTGTGGCTCCTAATGGCCAATTGACCTATACTCCTGAGCCTGGAGCTTTTGGTTCTTCCACTTTTCGGGTGGTGGTGCAGGATAACGGCGGTACTGCTAATGGTGGGGTGGATACTTCAGTAGCCCAAACTTTCACTATCACAGTTAACTCAGTCAACGACCCCCCCACATCAGCGGATAAAACTGTTGCTGTAACTCCAGGCACACCCTACGCTTTCAAGCTGGATGACTTCCCCTTTAATGATGTTGATGGCGACCCCCCGGCGTCCATTACTATCACTGATTTTCCCGGTCCAGGGACGCTACTGTTTAATGGCCAGCCAGTAACACCGGGTCAAGTTATCCCAGCAGATCAAATTGGCCTACTGACTTTTACCCCTGCAGCGGGGTCCAGTGGGACAAATCCCGGGTTCCAGTTTACGGTGAGTGACGGTCAGGGCAACAGCACCCCTGCTACTATGACTCTGAATGTGGGGGCGGCGGTTAATAACCCCCCCACATCAGGAAGTAACACTGTTGCTGTAACTCCAGACACGCCCTACACTTTTAGTGCGGCTGATTTCCCCTTTAATGATGTTGATGGGGACTCTCTGGCATCAATTACGATTAGCCAGCTTCCTGGAGCGGGAACCTTGCTATTTAATGGCCAGCCGGTAACAGCCGGTCAAATTATCCCAGCAGATCAAATTGGCTTACTGACTTTTGCCCCTGCAGCGGGGTCCAGTGGGACAAATCCCGGTTTCCAATTCACGGTGAGTGACGGTCAGGGCAGCAGCCAGCCTGCTACTATGAATCTGAATGTAGGGGCGGTTAATAACCCCCCCACATCAGCGGATAAAACTGTCACTCTGAATGAAGACAGTAGCTACAGTTTCCTTGAAACTGACTTTGCTTTCACTGATACTGATGGCGGCAATTTCACCTCTATCAAAATTACCAGCCTCCCCACTGCTGGCACCCTTCAACTAGGCACTACTGCGGTCAATGTCGATGACATTATCCTGAAAGCGAACATCGGCACCCTCAAATTTACTCCCGCCGCTAACGCTAACGGGACAAATTACGCTAATTTCCAGTTTACGGTTAATGATGGTACTGGTGATAGCACAACCGCGAACACCATTACTCTGGATGTGACGCCGGTTAATGACAAACCCAGCTTCACTGCCAGCGAACCGCCCCATATCAGCTTTAATGCGGGGGCGCAAAATGTTCAGAATTGGGCGATTTTCAATCCTGGAGCCGCTAATGAAGTGGGGCAAACGGGTACTTATACTGTCAACCCCACCAGTATCACTAACCCGAGTTTATTTGCGGTGCCTCCGGCTGTTGATGCTAACGGCAATTTGACCTATACTCCTGCGCCAGGAGCTTCTGGTACTTCTGATTTTCAGGTGGTGGTGCAGGATAATGGCGGGACGGCTAATGGTGGGGTGGATACTTCTGACTCCCAAACTTTCACCATTACCGTCAACCCAGAGGATGCGCCTGCCAATAATGCTCCCAACTTCACGGGGAATGCGACTCTAACTCCTCCTGTGGCGCAAGATAGCACCAACCCACCCTCGGCGACGGTAAGCAACCTGTTTGGGGGTTTGTTTAGTGACCCAGACAGTGGGGACAGTCTCAGCGGTATTGCTGTGGTGGGTAATACTGCCGACCCAGTGACGGAAGGGAGCTGGCAATATTCCCCAGATGGTATCAACTGGTTTGATATCGGGACGGTGGGGGATGGTCCAAATGCTCTGGCTCTGTCGGCAACCAGTTTTATCCGGTTTTTCCCTGTACCGGGCTATAATGGCACGCCCCAGCCTTTGACGGTGCGGGCTGTGGATAATACTTACACCGGTGGTTTTTCTGGTTTGAACCGGGCAAATATCGATACTTCTAATCCTGGGGGTAATAGTCCGATCGCTGGGAGTACGAATACCATCAGAACCAGTGTGGCGGCTGTTGTCAATGGCACAGATAATAATGACACCCTCGATGGGGGTGATGGTAATGATGCGATTACCGGCGGACTGGGTAACGACAGCCTCACGGGTAATGATGGGGATGATGCGATTGATGGCGGCGACGGTCAAGATATTATCTCTGGCGGACCCGGTGATGATAGCCTCAGTGGCAGCAACGATAATGACACTGTTTCCGGCGGCGATAATAACGATACTATTTCCGGCGGCAATGGGGATGATAGCCTAGATGGCGGTGTTGGAGATGACAGCCTCACTGGCGGTGATGGTGATGATACGCTCATCGGCGGTGGCGGTGGTGACACCCTCTCTGGCGGCAACAACGATGATGTTTATGTAGTTGACCTTGGCGATGCACCCGGTACTGTCATCAGTGATGCTAGCGGTAATGACAAGCTGGTTTTGACTGGCGGCACTCTGACTCTGGATGAGCCACCGGGTGTCCAGGTTATCCGCCAGGGCAATAATCTGGTGGTTGACCTGAACGGCAATGGTGTCCAGGATGATGATGCTGACATTGTGATTGTGGACTTTTTCGACCCAGAGGGGGGTCCTGGTTCTGGTTTTATTGAGGAATTGGGGAATCTGTCGGGGACTGATGTGGTGAACTCCCTCGGTGGTACTACTCCCCCACCACCGCCACCGCCGCCAGAGGAAGAGCCAGGGACTGGGTTGGTGACTCCGGCAAATCCTATAGCCTCTACTGACAACAACCAGCAAGCGAGTCCGGATATTGTGGCTCCCGAGATGGACTGCACTGCTCCCGAGATGGACTGCACTTGTCCGACGATTCCGCCTCCGCCAACGGTTTCCTATGAAGTGCCGATGATGGATCCTTCTCTAGCGGGGGATGATGTTATCTTCGGTGGTGCTGGCGGGGATTTACTCCTGGGTTATACGGGTAATGATTACCTACAAGGCAACGGCGGTAACGATACCATCATCGGGGGTAATGGCAGCGAACAGCCTATTGGTGGTAGTGGAGACCAAGATGTTCTCTTTGGCAACACTGGTAATGACATCCTGCAAGGGAGTGAGGGTAAGGATATTATCTACGCCGGTCAGGACGATGATATCGCTCACGGGGGTAAGGATGATGACCTGATGTATGGCGATCGTGGCAGTGACATCCTGATGGGGGACTTGGGCAATGATGTCATGTTTGGCGGCCCTGGCGAACCAGAACTAGCAGACCAAGACGCCACGGACTACCTCTATGGTGGTGCGGGAGATGATTTCCTCAATGGCAACCAGGGAGATGATTTCCTCTCTGGCGGTGTGGGGAATGATACTATCTACGGTGGCCAGAATAATGATATTGCTCGCGGCGAGGAGGGTAATGATTTACTCTTTGGCGATAAGGGCAATGATACTTTCTGTGGCGGCGATGGAGATGATACCCTCTATGGTGGTACTGGCAGTGATATCGGTATCGGTGATAGTGGAGAACAGGATAAACTCCTCGGTGGTGCGGGGAATGATTTCATCAACGGTAATGAAGGTAACGATAGCATCTGCGGCGGGGATGGGAATGATACCATCTACGGCGGCAAGGATAATGATGTGGCTCGCGGCGAGGAGGGTAATGATTTACTCTTTGGCGATAAGGGCAATGATACCATCTCCGGTGGCAATGGAGATGATACCCTCTATGGTGGTACTGGTAGTGATATCGGTATCGGCGATAGTGGAGAACAGGATAAACTCCTCGGTGGTGCTGGCAATGATTTCATCAACGGGAATGAAGGGAAAGACACCATCTGCGGCGGCGATGGTAATGATACCATCTACGGCGGCAAGGATGATGACTTGATTAACGGTCATACCGGTGACGATTTCATTTTGGGAGATTTGGGTAATGATACGATTACCGGTGGTGATGGCCGTGATACTTTTGTGTTGCGTGCCGGAGCTGGTAGCGATATTATTATCGATTTCACCGATGGGGTGGATTTCCTGGGTTTAAGCGGCGGTTTGAGCTTCGCTGACCTCTCCATCTCCGGTGATGCCAATGCGACTTTAATCAAGTTCGGCGATGAATTGTTAGCTACTCTTGGCGGAGTAAATTTCTCGTTGATTAATGAGGCTGATTTCTCCCTGGTATAG
- a CDS encoding zinc ribbon domain-containing protein, whose amino-acid sequence MQSLEAATIYCPNYNCQTPNPETHKFCHKCRTPLPKRFLRALGAAVDNRSPGEKIAQRYVVKGDRVLLDTKPGFCRKSPKISPIASSPI is encoded by the coding sequence ATGCAAAGTCTGGAAGCGGCAACTATATACTGCCCTAACTACAACTGTCAAACTCCCAACCCGGAAACGCACAAATTTTGTCATAAATGCCGCACCCCTTTGCCAAAACGCTTCCTGCGGGCTCTGGGAGCGGCAGTGGACAACAGAAGTCCCGGAGAAAAAATCGCCCAGAGGTATGTAGTGAAGGGCGATCGGGTTCTGCTGGACACGAAACCAGGTTTTTGCCGGAAATCACCGAAGATATCCCCGATCGCATCCTCCCCTATCTAA
- a CDS encoding PP2C family serine/threonine-protein phosphatase — translation MPEITEDIPDRILPYLKLFPYRLHVPQAYGYLVEDKNASGQQQQIWLLEQAPIFPDLMENTAPQAGQLMPTLMDMWRDAPPIRQLNWLWQIAQLWQPCADEGVAGSFLTLGLLRVEGPILRLLELPLDKKTPKLSQLGSVWWKLIPTAQPLVTPYLQKLCEQLTNGEVTESQQLMTLLERGMALCATEQSRTYSVATRTDTGPSRSRNEDACFPLSNSMTSSGPGKESLAIVCDGIGGHEGGNVASQLAIEAVQTHLQQRYSPEANFNPDSLIAELQRATAEANNLICQKNDAQNKQGRQRMGTTLVMSLAHGHEIYLTHVGDSRAYWITTTGCRQVTLDDDLASREVRLGYALYRDALHQAASGSLVQALGMGPSSNLHPTVGRFTVDEDSLLLLCSDGLSDNDRIDQYWERSVLPVLDGKLSLEEAVTRLIDLGNYYNGHDNVTVALIHCQVKPQPETTVTPEAMLALLNDVPAPILPPIAGADEDTMQPETVGVTSAAPTKVAKPPQRSSSAPVWLGVILVLLLGMGAAAFGFKDQIIKHLQAQGINMPGMNPETSPTPTPEPATPTNPVASVPPTTNPTAPPTTPQPKPGDFAQVEKADVYWRDEPANTGKRTSILPNTIVQVASIKEGDQGTTDWVELQVCTATDNTSRNRWIPADDWSKSFKPIDNPSPDQLGSCKSEPASPATPTPSPSPATPTPSPSP, via the coding sequence TTGCCGGAAATCACCGAAGATATCCCCGATCGCATCCTCCCCTATCTAAAACTGTTCCCCTATCGCCTGCACGTTCCCCAAGCCTATGGCTATCTGGTAGAGGACAAAAATGCCTCTGGACAGCAGCAGCAAATCTGGCTGTTGGAGCAAGCCCCCATTTTCCCGGACTTGATGGAAAATACGGCACCGCAAGCCGGTCAACTGATGCCAACATTAATGGATATGTGGCGGGACGCTCCACCCATAAGGCAGTTAAACTGGCTGTGGCAAATTGCCCAACTGTGGCAACCTTGCGCCGATGAAGGGGTGGCAGGTTCTTTTCTGACTCTGGGGCTGTTGCGGGTGGAGGGGCCGATTTTGCGGCTGTTAGAGTTGCCTCTGGACAAGAAGACTCCTAAGCTATCCCAGCTCGGTTCGGTATGGTGGAAATTGATTCCCACGGCGCAACCCCTGGTGACTCCTTACTTGCAAAAACTCTGCGAGCAGCTCACTAACGGGGAAGTGACAGAGAGTCAACAGTTAATGACGTTGCTGGAACGGGGGATGGCTTTATGCGCCACGGAGCAATCGCGCACATACTCGGTGGCGACACGCACGGATACCGGACCGTCTCGCTCCCGGAATGAGGATGCTTGTTTCCCGCTGTCCAATTCTATGACGAGCAGTGGGCCAGGAAAGGAATCTTTGGCGATCGTCTGCGATGGCATTGGCGGTCACGAAGGGGGTAACGTCGCCTCGCAACTGGCGATCGAAGCGGTGCAAACACACCTACAGCAACGGTACTCACCAGAAGCAAATTTTAACCCTGATTCTCTGATTGCCGAACTACAAAGAGCCACGGCTGAGGCAAATAACCTGATTTGCCAGAAAAACGACGCCCAAAATAAACAAGGACGCCAGCGCATGGGCACCACTTTAGTGATGTCTCTGGCGCATGGTCACGAAATCTACCTCACCCACGTGGGGGACTCCCGCGCCTATTGGATCACTACCACCGGTTGCCGCCAAGTCACCCTAGATGATGATTTGGCCTCCCGAGAGGTGCGATTGGGTTATGCTCTGTACCGAGACGCCCTGCACCAAGCGGCATCCGGTTCTTTAGTGCAGGCTCTGGGGATGGGACCGTCGAGCAATCTCCACCCCACCGTAGGCCGATTTACGGTAGATGAAGATTCCCTGCTGCTGCTATGTTCCGACGGTTTGAGCGACAACGATCGCATCGACCAATACTGGGAAAGGTCAGTTTTACCGGTTTTAGATGGCAAGCTGTCCCTAGAAGAAGCAGTGACGCGGCTGATTGACTTGGGCAATTACTACAATGGCCACGATAATGTCACCGTCGCGCTGATTCACTGCCAGGTGAAGCCCCAACCAGAAACTACTGTCACCCCAGAGGCGATGCTGGCTCTATTAAATGATGTGCCAGCGCCGATTTTGCCACCAATAGCGGGAGCTGATGAAGATACGATGCAGCCGGAAACCGTCGGGGTGACATCCGCAGCGCCAACCAAGGTGGCGAAACCCCCTCAGAGGTCAAGTTCGGCGCCGGTGTGGCTGGGAGTTATATTAGTCCTGCTCTTGGGAATGGGAGCGGCGGCGTTTGGGTTCAAAGACCAAATCATCAAGCATTTACAGGCTCAGGGGATAAATATGCCAGGGATGAACCCAGAGACGAGCCCAACTCCCACCCCTGAGCCAGCTACACCAACCAATCCAGTGGCTTCTGTGCCACCCACAACTAACCCAACTGCCCCACCCACCACCCCGCAGCCAAAACCCGGTGATTTCGCACAAGTAGAAAAGGCAGATGTTTACTGGCGCGACGAACCAGCCAACACAGGAAAAAGAACCAGTATCCTCCCTAATACGATCGTCCAGGTAGCTTCCATTAAGGAAGGTGATCAGGGAACAACTGACTGGGTAGAGTTGCAAGTTTGCACCGCCACAGATAACACCAGCAGAAACCGCTGGATTCCTGCCGACGATTGGTCAAAATCCTTCAAGCCAATTGATAACCCGTCACCGGACCAGCTCGGTAGCTGTAAATCAGAACCCGCATCACCAGCCACACCGACTCCTTCACCATCACCAGCCACACCGACTCCTTCACCATCACCCTAG